The genomic window agccggaatattaagaaatgtgaatgtcttccataggcacatcatggcctttcacaatccccactcttgttttttcgtttattttagcagcggagtttcacctaatctcaatgtcttccataccctccagccggaatctttgctaaaaatgactgctggaattctagacacatctcaattccagctggaattgtatttttttttatatgtcttccatagggggggtgcggaatacatctggaatagcccaatgttcccAGATGTCAGACTGAGTGAATGTATTATAGAGCTACATCCCAGATGCTAAATGGTTTAAGTAGGTGTGCATTTGGCCCAAGTGGTAAAGTTATTGTGCTACATTTAAGAATGTGtggttttttgtgtgtatttcttACTTTTTCACATCTACATCATAATTAATCTCTCTATCACTCAATTTGAACCCTTGTTATCCTGACTTACTAGCTCCATGTTTTAATAGTCTTTGTTTTCTTTCTCTTTGTGCTGTATAGGTCTGCTGCTACCATGTCACATTCAGGGTGTACTTCTGATTCTCTGACATTAGGCTTTTGTATGAGCTGCAATGAAGTATTTACCCTTGGGCAACTAAGGAGGATTCATACAAAAATACAAGAAGTTAATAAATCATGTGGACAAATTCTTCATTCTTTCTGGAGTGTACAAGGAGTCATATCACCCGAATGCTGGATCTGCCAAAGTTGCATGCAAATCTTATGTAGCATAGAGAAGGCAGATTTAACATTGTTTATGAAAAAACAAGAGTTTGAAATGCGATTGATGGTATCATCTCCTCTCGGAGAGATTTTGCAACGTAAGGACACGCACCACAAGGAGGAACTTCAAAGTAAAAAAGTAGTTCAAACTACAGGCTTTTGTATGAGCTGCATTGAAGAATTTAGACGTGGTAATAGAAGGAGTAATATTCATTCACTAATAGAAGTAGTTGATAAATCATGTTGGCAAATTCTGCATTCTTTCTGGAGTGTACAAGGGGTCATTCCACCGGATGGCTATATCTGCCAAAGTTGCATGCAAATCTTATCTAGCGTAGAGAAGGCAGATTTAGTATTGAGAACGCAAAAGCGAGAGTTTGAAAAGCGGCTCAAGTTATCATCTGCTCTTGGGCAGATGCTGCAACGTAAGGATGTGCATGATGAGGTAGCTCAACCAGGCTTTTGTATGACCTGCAATGAAGAATTTAGACTTGGCCAATGTGGAATCCAAGTAGTGCTAGCAGAAGTTGGTAAATCATGTGTAGAAATTCTGAAATCTTTCTGGTGTGTACAAGGGAGCATTCCGCCCAATGGCCGTATCTGTGAAAGTTGCCTACAAATGTTATGTAGCTTAGAGAGGGCATGGTTCAGATTTAGTAAGAAAAAACAAGAGTTTGAAATGCGGCTAAAGGCATCATCCACTCTTGGACAGATGATGCAACATAAGAACATGCACCAGGAGGAGGAAAATCAAAAAGAAGAAGTTCAAACCATCAATTCACATAATGAAACACTTTCTGGAATAGCAGATCCACAAAGAGAAATTACGGTAAGGCCTAAACTATTtttatctttttgttttgttctacCTTTTCTCTCTCTTGTCGTAGTTGTTCTGTAATACTTAGTCTGTCTAAAAACCCACCTCGACTAAAATGAGTAGCTTATGTGATGGTAATGATTGAAAGTACTCCATTGTGTCCAAAAATTGCCTGGTTTAATCCTCTGGTAtctttgaaaacaaataaaaaacaagccATGTGTAgagaaaatattgagaaaatctCTTCCTACTTGTAACACACTGCACACATTAATAATATAGCTAACCTGTGTTTATACTTGTCACATTTAATTGTGGATGTAGAAGGCAGTTGTAACACAAATCAGTAACATAAATTAGTAACATAAAATATGTACTTGTTTCTGACAAGTCCAACCCTTGCATGAATAATAGTTTTGGGACAAGGTTCCTTCAATATTCTGATTCTGAATATGAAGTTTAACTACCAGCCAATGACTGACAGTAGAGGAAATTGAAAGAAggaactcattaatattcatatggaACAGCAAAATGAAAACACAGGATAGATGCATGATTTCATTAGAGCCAACAGTTGAGTAGAGGTTATCAGAGGGAGACAAATGTGAGTGTCAAAGTAAAATATATTAAttgacattaaaaatatttttacacaaTAACATAATACCATGAAGAAAATTGTGATCACATCACAATGATCACATGGCAGCCTTACATTTTG from Amphiura filiformis chromosome 5, Afil_fr2py, whole genome shotgun sequence includes these protein-coding regions:
- the LOC140153025 gene encoding uncharacterized protein, with the translated sequence MSHSGCTSDSLTLGFCMSCNEVFTLGQLRRIHTKIQEVNKSCGQILHSFWSVQGVISPECWICQSCMQILCSIEKADLTLFMKKQEFEMRLMVSSPLGEILQRKDTHHKEELQSKKVVQTTGFCMSCIEEFRRGNRRSNIHSLIEVVDKSCWQILHSFWSVQGVIPPDGYICQSCMQILSSVEKADLVLRTQKREFEKRLKLSSALGQMLQRKDVHDEVAQPGFCMTCNEEFRLGQCGIQVVLAEVGKSCVEILKSFWCVQGSIPPNGRICESCLQMLCSLERAWFRFSKKKQEFEMRLKASSTLGQMMQHKNMHQEEENQKEEVQTINSHNETLSGIADPQREITGLVINYMKNNQPDHALRALIKLPEASQEMRKIVQSVTRREIATLDQTKRGKARSEKIAELHGFSLQQQATDMQKSCPILYSALEGALSSLENGCYLMGSIMFQMLQAQRPNQIWTMQCINSIMMWLLGCRPEMFAKFNLAGWCMGIKATNHFIDRLVANQDNDLVRLKQQVEEQTNGTSNKDLDIGAMEARVIRFLGKKIESAFSSAQKSTAEENKPEKVTTPTSDVHVPPAPAGEEKEPEKVMASTTVTDVHMSPAKEEKEPAKVTSDVHIPPVPANEEKEPDKVMASTTVTDVHMSPAKEEKEPAKGEI